The region CGCTCTGATTCACGTAGTGATATTTTTTCCATTGGCGTCATCATGTATGAGTTGCTGACTGGGGAGCTTCCCTTTGGCAACCCCCAGTCAATGAGCGGGCTGCGCAAACGGATGTGGGCAGACCCCTTTCCGCCCCGGGCGATTCGTAAAGAAATTCCTCGCTGGCTGCAAGAGGCTGTGTTGCGTTGCCTAGAGTCTAGAGCTGCTGATCGCTACCAAAGCGCCACTCAACTTCGGCAGGTATTACGTGACCCCGAAGGAGTCAGAATTACTGAGCGCGGTGAGCGAGTTGAGCCCCCCAGCTTTTGGGAGAGTTTTAAAAAATGGCTTAAGGCTGCCGGCTATGAGCCTTCTCCAAGCCCGCGCCCTAGTATGGGCAATCAAGATGCCCCATTGATGATTGCGGCAATAGATACACGTCAATCCGACGAAGATTTACGCGAACGGATGCAGCAAACTGCTAAAAAATTATTGCAAGCTTATCCAGAAAGTCGCTTGGTATGCATTAGCACCATAGCCAGCACACCAACCTATGAAGGCAATCACGAAAGTGAAACAGCCAGCGGAATTGTGCGTGGACATTTAGTTCAGCTCATGGAGTGGGCAAAACCCCTCAAGCTACCACCAGAAAGTATTTCGTATCACGTGCTAGAGGCGCTTGATCCTGCCTCACGCATCGTCGAATTTGCCAAGGATAACGATGCTTCGCTCATTTTGATTGGCGCATCACATAAGCTGCCGAACAAAGTAACGCCCTGGAGAACTTCTATGACAAAGATCGTCGAAGAAGCCCCCTGTAGCGTTCACATTGTCAGAACTTAATACGTCTCAGCGCATTTTGTCTTGTTGATGATCCAAGATCATTTCTGGCTCTTGAGCCTCAATCCAGTCATCCCGATTTAATGCGCGAGTTAATTGCTTTTGGTCTAATTCACCTGTCCACTTAGCAACCACAATAGTAGCTACTCCGTTACCGACCAAGTTAGTCAATGCACGCGCCTCTGACATAAAGCGATCAATGCCTAAGATGATTGCCAAGCCTGCTACTGGCACGTCTCCTACCGCTGAAAGAGTGGCTGCCAACACAATAAATCCACTACCAGTTACACCGGCGGCTCCCTTAGAGGTAAGCAATAACACTGCCAAGAGAGTAACTTCTTGTAGGAGGGTCATCGGCGTATTTGTAGCTTGCGCAATAAATACTGCAGCCATTGTTAAATAAATCGAAGTGCCGTCCAGATTAAATGAATAGCCAGTTGGAATCACCAAGCCAACGCAGGCTTTCTTAGCACCTAAAAGCTCCATCTTTTCCATCATGCGTGGCAAAACTGACTCGGAAGAAGAGGTGCCCAGCACAATTAAAAGCTCTTCCTTAATGTAGCGCACGAATTTAAAAATATTAAACCCATTGAGTCGCGCGATGATCCCAAGAACAATAAATACGAAGAGCAAGCAAGTTAAATAAAACGAGCCCATTAATTTACCCAATGAGAATAATGAGCCTATGCCATATTTTCCAATCGTAAATGCCATTGCACCAAAAGCGCCGATTGGCGCAAATTTCATGATGATGGCAATCATGTCAAAAAGAACATGGGATGTTTTTTCAATTAAATCAAACACCATTGTTCCGCGACCACCGAACTTATGTAATGCGAAACCGAACAATATTGCAATGAAGAGAACTTGTAAGATTTCACCTTTAGCAAATGCATCGACTGCACTGCTTGGAATAATGTTGAGTAGGAACTCAGTGGTAGTCCCCATTTTTCCTGGGCCAGTGTAAGCGGCAATACCTTTGGTATCTAAGCTTGCTGGATCAATATTCATTCCCGCACCAGGCTGCAACACATTCACAACAACCAATCCGACCATTAATGCAATTGTGCTGACAATCTCAAAGTACAAAAGCGCAAGGCCGCCTGTTTTTCCAACCTTTTTCATGTCTTCCATGCCGGCAATGCCAAGAACAACCGTACAAAAAATGATCGGGGCAATTAACATCTTGATGCCCTTAAT is a window of Polynucleobacter asymbioticus QLW-P1DMWA-1 DNA encoding:
- a CDS encoding dicarboxylate/amino acid:cation symporter, which encodes MTATLKKPPIYKVLYFQVLTAVVIGVLLGHFYPSLGVDMKPFGDAFIKGIKMLIAPIIFCTVVLGIAGMEDMKKVGKTGGLALLYFEIVSTIALMVGLVVVNVLQPGAGMNIDPASLDTKGIAAYTGPGKMGTTTEFLLNIIPSSAVDAFAKGEILQVLFIAILFGFALHKFGGRGTMVFDLIEKTSHVLFDMIAIIMKFAPIGAFGAMAFTIGKYGIGSLFSLGKLMGSFYLTCLLFVFIVLGIIARLNGFNIFKFVRYIKEELLIVLGTSSSESVLPRMMEKMELLGAKKACVGLVIPTGYSFNLDGTSIYLTMAAVFIAQATNTPMTLLQEVTLLAVLLLTSKGAAGVTGSGFIVLAATLSAVGDVPVAGLAIILGIDRFMSEARALTNLVGNGVATIVVAKWTGELDQKQLTRALNRDDWIEAQEPEMILDHQQDKMR
- a CDS encoding serine/threonine-protein kinase, with amino-acid sequence MVLKTDIEAVDDIFQEGKVVDGFVLGKEVHRGGMASLFSATKDGIDIPILLKIPRVGRDQPVESLIGFETELTILRSLKSPYVPKYLGSGNMATRPYIAMERVEGRPLEDLIREGKQFTIDEVVRIGADLAQAVQSLHAQDAIHLDIKPENILIDDKGKLTLIDFGLSHHARYPDLLAEEMRKGIGSAPYISPEQVAGVRSDSRSDIFSIGVIMYELLTGELPFGNPQSMSGLRKRMWADPFPPRAIRKEIPRWLQEAVLRCLESRAADRYQSATQLRQVLRDPEGVRITERGERVEPPSFWESFKKWLKAAGYEPSPSPRPSMGNQDAPLMIAAIDTRQSDEDLRERMQQTAKKLLQAYPESRLVCISTIASTPTYEGNHESETASGIVRGHLVQLMEWAKPLKLPPESISYHVLEALDPASRIVEFAKDNDASLILIGASHKLPNKVTPWRTSMTKIVEEAPCSVHIVRT